In the genome of Vanacampus margaritifer isolate UIUO_Vmar chromosome 1, RoL_Vmar_1.0, whole genome shotgun sequence, one region contains:
- the LOC144062455 gene encoding uromodulin-like, with translation MTFLDSLDLELPSSNVSISLETSGRVRVNGEVQTLGTTPTNASGVFLSSNEAGVTLEISNNAISDVDVSIFFDGSTARIKVPDGASLQGLCGDPSDQAYSPTLISDSKSFTGCEIMPRAGNTISGVDSAAGTELCSLLQLEPFIACHDKVEVEPYIQSCNNTLTGYPIKDNLKCQFFEAYAEVCKQQYDIDLGDWRSSVNCPSDNQAYCQNHTCSANEFCGDSVYNKPTCLCRAIFASEYKLKNTYGDPPTCHSGKGSISLVGCLLEEDGIDYTALHLKNETCLGERDDETHLVIFNFDSSNTCGTEAQVNSSFVVLRNSIAMGTAPQNDSIITRERLVELNFTCVYRQPEIKTLTFFVKSSAVVRRVISETENYTLTMQAYTDSERTQLLESGTYLALKQQIWIQLRAEGLDGNTVKIVTQSCWVTQDSSPNATLKYDLIIDGCPNLQDGTVEMVGNGLGMDNYFSFQMFQFVDSSDFYLHCNVNLCVKPQCAPDCSGVSGRRRRAVKENLEEFGGDLLSMEWII, from the exons ATGACCTTCTTGGACAGTCTGGATCTGGAACTGCCGTCATCCAACGTGTCTATCTCGCTTGAAACAAGCGGGAGAGTTCGG GTAAATGGTGAAGTACAAACACTTGGTACTACCCCCACCAATGCCAGCGGAGTGTTTCTCTCTAGCAACGAGGCTGGTGTCACTTTGGAGATATCGAACAATGCCATCTCGGATGTGGATGTTTCCATTTTCTTTGACGGCTCCACTGCACGCATCAAAG TACCTGACGGAGCATCTCTGCAGGGCTTGTGTGGAGATCCAAGCGATCAAGCTTATTCTCCAACCCTCATCTCTGATAGCAAAAGCTTTACGGG ATGTGAAATAATGCCCCGAGCGGGTAATACCATATCAGGGGTCGACAGTGCGGCGGGAACAGAACT CTGTTCCCTGCTCCAGTTGGAGCCTTTCATTGCGTGCCACGATAAAGTTGAAGTCGAGCCTTACATCCAGTCGTGCAACAACACGCTAACCGGTTACCCCATTAAGGACAACCTCAAGTGCCAGTTCTTCGAGGCGTATGCCGAAGTCTGCAAGCAGCAATATGACATCGACCTGGGCGACTGGAGGTCTTCCGTCAACTGCC CTTCCGACAATCAGGCGTACTGTCAGAATCACACTTGCAGTGCTAACGAGTTCTGTGGAGATTCCGTGTACAATAAACCCACCTGCCTCTGCCGAGCCATATTCGCATCAGAGTACAAGTTGAAGAACACTTATG GTGACCCACCCACTTGCCACTCGGGTAAAGGATCCATCTCCCTGGTTGGCTGTCTGCTGGAGGAGGATGGCATCGACTACACCGCCTTGCATCTCAAAAATGAGACCTGCTTAGGCGAAAGGGACGATGAGACCCACTTGGTGATCTTCAACTTTGACTCCAGCAACACATGTGGGACAGAAGCCCAG GTGAACAGCAGCTTCGTGGTTTTAAGGAACAGCATTGCTATGGGCACAGCCCCTCAAAACGACTCCATTATCACACGCGAGCGCCTGGTGGAGTTAAACTTCACGTGTGTGTATAGGCAGCCGGAAATCAAAACCTTGACCTTCTTCGTCAAAAGCAG CGCCGTGGTGCGCCGAGTGATATCAGAGACCGAGAACTACACTCTGACCATGCAAGCGTACACAGACAGTGAGCGCACACAGCTGTTGGAGTCCGGCACATACTTGGCGCTTAAGCAGCAGATTTGGATCCAGCTGCGCGCAGAAGGGCTGGATGGGAACACGGTCAAAATTGTGACCCAGTCCTGCTGGGTGACACAAGATTCTTCGCCCAACGCCACTTTGAAATACGACCTCATCATCGACGG CTGCCCGAACCTCCAAGATGGCACGGTGGAGATGGTGGGCAATGGATTGGGGATGGACAACTACTTCTCGTTCCAAATGTTCCAATTTGTGGACAGCTCAGACTTTTACCTGCACTGCAATGTGAACCTGTGCGTGAAGCCGCAGTGCGCCCCG GACTGTAGCGGGGTATCTGGCAGAAGACGCAGAGCCGTAAAAGAAAACTTGGAAGAGTTTGGTGGGGACTTACTCTCAATGGAATGGATCATTTAG